One window of Biomphalaria glabrata chromosome 6, xgBioGlab47.1, whole genome shotgun sequence genomic DNA carries:
- the LOC106052649 gene encoding uncharacterized protein LOC106052649 — translation MKPTMYFHLKIVFLMLVALTFVVTVRADESKCLESLEPNSSVRGINELKPNQPLYHLHFDEHFFKDSHVGHSQYRVHVSSKDPLRPFQSVKITADTIDACGAGEFVFSDKDYTDNKDDQCTYILETATDKATLDTPSLTWRPPFCGCVHFRVQVVDQNNVYYMDAKSTKNGQLSQTVCVKERLTRSHYMEAMCTAINLKNAQAVIDSPAFLSRHGLDAKTMDKFNLLMDMEFRRTHNIECCQKKNLADRLECLGDNRRRRIDKFCAYGTVDIPFATFRNAHMRNRESHCCYHLGEHRYKCFSEKSEITKETINATYLDYSLDDTDPVNDLADFTTDSKDHEVVKLLKSVVFHTQPKNADTTNDQPVREDLGHKIKIKIPGGSSRESDYAGDRPSASLRNSLSTSEEESPKTLNRDSIEKKIKSRGSAEKKNIHREQSVGLERKLKPRTSSERKSTDKYFDEFSEKNTKSLSSAEKKVGSVDYYGSKERKKKERSSGEKKVGVLDSMEGDYLKDDLEGGSSVEKTLKKIKRQIERLRLKSQCCEAGERSGTSVFSRTAARARKECDHSAGKYIQRLRLEYDNKMCINNFISCCVETSASPKMSSSEFQRSPFMNYNKEDTDLDFDNEPEVEDVQPDNGDEDDEEQKELETDKGNLQVNGQVNTEGKNPPVNDLQEDDEEDNLNGPQIFDAADNDEDFERTEVLSRDKPKGEDNLDNLEDEMVVEDVQMYETPLRRESPKMKPTLRGEKLHQSKLRTMANTKKSQSSRTGGVSRIVKKLKERSSRMRRTSSERVQGHEGQTHWVKGQVPSLDSGEMMAMVKKKALKKTMDSKEMEVLVTKDDERIDLQGGRSRLSRRHIPKG, via the exons TTCATGTGTCCAGCAAGGATCCCCTAAGACCTTTCCAGTCCGTCAAAATCACAGCTGATACCATTGACGCGTGCGGTGCTGGGGAGTTTGTGTTTAGTGATAAAGACTACACAGACAACAAGGACGATCAGTGCACATACATTCTGGAAACCGCGACAGACAAGGCAACTCTTGACACACCATCTCTTACTTGGAGACCTCCATTTTGTGGCTGTGTCCATTTCAG GGTGCAGGTTGTtgatcaaaataatgtttactacATGGACGCGAAATCCACGAAGAATGGACAACTGTCACAGACAGTGTGTGTTAAAGAGAGG CTTACCAGAAGTCACTACATGGAGGCAATGTGCACGGCCATCAATCTCAAAAATGCCCAAGCTGTCATCGATAGTCCAGCTTTCCTCAGCCGACATGGACTAGACGCTAAGACCATGGACAAATTTAACTTACTGATGGACATGGAGTTTAGAAGAACCCACAACATTGAGTGCTGCCAAAAG AAAAATCTGGCAGACAGGTTGGAGTGTTTGGGTGACAACAGACGTAGACGTATTGATAAGTTCTGTGCATATGGCACTGTGGATATTCCTTTTGCTACATTTCGAAATGCACATATGCGTAATAGAGAGTCACACTGCTGTTATCACTTAG GTGAGCACAGGTACAAGTGCTTTAGTGAGAAAAGTGAAATAACCAAAGAAACAATAAATGCAACTTATTTAGATTACTCATTGGATGATACAGACCCAGTGAATGACCTGGCTGATTTTACCACAGACTCTAAG GACCATGAGGTAGTGAAACTGCTGAAATCGGTGGTATTTCATACACAACCAAAGAATGCTGACACCACCAATGACCAGCCAGTAAGAGAGGATTTAGGACACAAAATTAAGATCAAAATTCCAGGTGGCAGCAGTCGGGAATCAGACTACGCAGGGGATAGGCCCTCAGCCAGCCTTCGAAACAGTCTTTCAACTTCAGAGGAAGAAAGTCCTAAGACTTTGAACCGAGACAGcattgagaaaaaaatcaaaagcagaGGAAGTGCAGAGAAAAAGAACATTCACAGAGAACAATCTGTCGGCCTGGAGAGAAAACTGAAACCTCGCACAAGCTCGGAAAGAAAGTCTACAGACAAATATTTTGATGAGTTTTcagagaaaaacacaaagagcCTTTCCAGCGCAGAGAAAAAAGTTGGTTCAGTAGATTATTATGGGTCCaaggagagaaaaaagaaagagcgCTCTAGTGGTGAAAAGAAAGTTGGTGTGTTGGATAGCATGGAAGGCGATTACTTGAAAGATGATCTTGAAGGAGGATCATCCGTTGAAAAGAccttaaaaa aaATCAAGAGACAAATAGAGCGACTCCGTCTTAAGAGTCAGTGTTGTGAAGCTGGAGAACGATCTGGAACTTCTGTATTTAGTAGAACAGCTGCACGGGCCAGGAAAGAGTGTGACCATAGTGCTGGAAAATACATTCAGAGACTTCGTCTAGAATACGATAACAAAATGTGCATCAATAATTTCATCTCATGTTGTGTAGAAACATCAGCCAG CCCCAAGATGTCGAGCAGTGAATTTCAAAGAAGTCCCTTCATGAACTACAACAAAGAGGACACTGACCTAGACTTTGATAATGAGCCTGAAGTTGAAGATGTCCAGCCTGATAATGGggatgaagatgatgaagagCAGAAAGAGCTAGAGACAGATAAAGGAAATCTTCAGGTCAATGGCCAGGTGAATACTGAAGGAAAAAATCCACCTGTGAATGATCTTCAAGAGGATGACGAAGAGGATAATTTGAATGGCCCCCAAATTTTTGATGCTGCTGATAATGATGAGGATTTCGAGAGAACAGAAGTGCTTTCCAGAGACAAGCCAAAAGGGGAAGATAATTTAGATAACCTTGAGGATGAAATGGTTGTTGAAGATGTTCAAATGTATGAGACTCCTCTTAGAAGGGAATCACCAAAAATGAAACCGACACTTAGAGGTGAAAAACTACATCAGTCCAAATTACGTACAATGGCTAACACCAAAAAGTCTCAGTCTAGCAGAACTGGTGGAGTCTCCAGAATTGTAAAAAAGCTAAAAGAAAGGTCAAGTAGAATGAGAAGGACATCATCAGAACGTGTCCAGGGTCATGAAGGTCAGACACACTGGGTCAAAGGTCAGGTTCCATCCCTAGATTCTGGTGAGATGATGGCAATGGTGAAGAAGAAggctttgaaaaaaacaatggaCTCTAAAGAAATGGAGGTTCTTGTGACAAAAGATGATGAAAGAATTGATCTACAAGGGGGACGATCCAGATTATCAAGGCGGCATATACCAAAAGGATAA